GTGACCAGCGACGACGAGCATCCCGTGTCCAGGCTGACGGCGGGCCCCTCCAGGCCCAGGGTGTAGGAGATGCGCCCGGACACGACGCAGCTGAGGTTCCCGGTGACCAGGAAGCCCTCGAACGCGTCGGAGGCCTGCTTCACCGCGGAGGCGTAGTCGTTGTACATGACGCCCGCGAAGACGCCGGTGTCGCTTCCCTGCACGGACAGCGGGTCGATGCCGGCCCGCTCGAAGGCCTCCCAGGAGGTCTCCAGCAGCAGCCGCTGCTGCGGGTCCATCGCCAGCGCCTCACGCGGCGAGATCCCGAAGAAGTCCGCATCGAAGTCGCCGGCGTTGTAGAGGAAGCCGCCGTCCCGGACGTACGACGTGCCGGAGCGCTCCGGGTCGGGGTCGTAGAGCCCGTCCACGTTCCAACCACGGTCCTCGGGGAAGCCGGAGACCGCGTCCGCGCCGTCCATGACGAGCTTCCAGAGGTCCTCCGGCGAGCGCACACCACCCGGGTAGCGGCAGCTCATCCCCACGATCGCGATCGGCTCCCGCGCGGACTCCTCAAGCTCGCGGACCCGCTCCCGGGTCTTGTGCAGGTCGGCCGTCATCCACTTCAGGTAGTCGACGAGCTTCTCTTCGTTCGCCATCGTTCATTCCCTTGCGTCGTGCCGGTTCAGGTAGCTGTGGGGGGAGGAGACGGGGTCAGGAGCGCCCGAACTGCTGGTCGATGAAGTTGAGGATCTCGTCGGGGGTCGCCGCGTCGAGCTGGTCGAGCACGAGCCCCGGGTCGGTGTCCGCGTCCGTGCCTCCCGCCCGGCCGGACAGCGCGGATCCGCCGCGTGACTCCCGGATCCTGGCGAGCAGGGCCTCCAGGCGCGCCTCGATCCTGCGGCTGCCCGACTGGTCCGTCGAAGCGGTGGCGATCAGCGGATCGAGCTTGTCCAACTCCGCCAGCACGAAGGAGTCCGGGCTCGCCTCACCGTCGACCAGGCAGGTCAGCAGGTAGTCGGACAGAGCCGCGGTGGTCGGGTAGTCGAAGACCGCTGTCGCGGGCAGCCGCTGGCCCGTGGCGGCGTTCAGCTGGTTGCGCAGCCGAACCGCGGAGAGCGAGTCGAAGCCGAGCTCCGAGAAGGCCGCGGTCGGCTCCACCGACGACGTCGACGCGTGGCCCAGCACGGCCGCCACGTGTTCGCGCACCAACTCGACCAGGATACGCCGCTGTTCAGCCGGAATCGCCGCGGCCAGCCGGTCGCGCAGCTGCTGGGCCCGGTCCTCGTCCTGGCTCGCGTCCCCGTTCGCACCCTCGGCGGGTTCGAGAGCCCGGGCCGCTTCCGGGATCCTGCTGATCAACGCACTGCGGCGGACCGAGGTGAACGCGGGCGCGAACCGCTCCCAGTCCACGTCCGCCACGGTCAGGCACGCGGCCTCCTCACCGACCGCCTGCACCAGCAGGGCCACCGCGAGAGCCGGGGACATCTCCAGCACGCCCCGGCGCCGAAGCTGCTCGGCGACGGCCTCGTCGGCGGCCATGCCCGACCCGGCCCAGGCACCCCAGGCCACGGACAGCGCCGGACGGCCTTCGAGCTTTCGCCGCTCGGCCAGTGCGTCCAGGAACGCGTTCGCCGCGGCATAAGCCCCCTGACCACCACTGCCCCAGACGCCGGCGTTCGAGGAGAAGAGCACGAAGGCGTCCAACTCCCGGTCGCCCAACAGGTCATCGAGGTTCACCGCACCCGCGACCTTGGCCCG
This genomic stretch from Kitasatospora acidiphila harbors:
- a CDS encoding beta-ketoacyl reductase; its protein translation is MSGTFARRLVRAPGADRAVPAHEWQPSGTVLVTGGTGALGGHVARWLAGNGAQHLLLVSRRGLQAPGADELSAELTALGAEVTIAACDIADRDALSALLDGIPAEHPLTAVVHTAGDGSSALLDDCGLDDLAGVVRAKVAGAVNLDDLLGDRELDAFVLFSSNAGVWGSGGQGAYAAANAFLDALAERRKLEGRPALSVAWGAWAGSGMAADEAVAEQLRRRGVLEMSPALAVALLVQAVGEEAACLTVADVDWERFAPAFTSVRRSALISRIPEAARALEPAEGANGDASQDEDRAQQLRDRLAAAIPAEQRRILVELVREHVAAVLGHASTSSVEPTAAFSELGFDSLSAVRLRNQLNAATGQRLPATAVFDYPTTAALSDYLLTCLVDGEASPDSFVLAELDKLDPLIATASTDQSGSRRIEARLEALLARIRESRGGSALSGRAGGTDADTDPGLVLDQLDAATPDEILNFIDQQFGRS